The following coding sequences are from one Tolumonas lignilytica window:
- a CDS encoding substrate-binding periplasmic protein — translation MRDKQNKPKTIRIILQVFIFFMAFLNIGQTFATEQTLHYFPSGPIYDYRWKLLELVLKHTEQKPNSFHLEPYTEDITQNRGISLLQSGAIDVIALGTNAEREKQVLPIKIDILRGIVGFRLLVIRASEQAHIAQMDAQSLRKNLMFGLNSQWADLPIMRANGFSVVTSSDYENLFVMLAAGRFDAFPRGLNEAQMELDQRKQNYPQLAVEKTKALFFPYPVYFWVNKNNTALAQRIERGLKLSLQDGSFQKLFESYHASEIAKIKKEKREIIKLNNPILPAGNSSPDTSWWWPKQDKGVTY, via the coding sequence ATGCGGGATAAGCAAAATAAGCCAAAAACTATTCGGATCATTCTTCAGGTATTTATTTTTTTTATGGCTTTTTTGAACATCGGGCAGACCTTTGCCACCGAGCAAACTCTTCATTATTTTCCCTCCGGTCCAATATACGATTACCGCTGGAAACTGCTGGAACTGGTGCTGAAACATACCGAACAGAAACCAAATTCATTTCATTTAGAACCATATACGGAAGATATCACTCAAAACAGAGGCATCTCCTTACTGCAATCGGGTGCGATTGATGTAATCGCATTAGGCACAAACGCCGAACGTGAAAAGCAGGTTCTTCCAATAAAGATTGATATCTTACGCGGCATTGTGGGGTTCCGGTTATTGGTCATTCGTGCCTCAGAACAGGCTCACATTGCACAGATGGATGCACAATCTCTACGCAAAAATTTAATGTTTGGTCTTAACAGTCAGTGGGCTGATTTGCCGATTATGCGTGCAAATGGTTTTTCCGTCGTTACGTCTTCTGATTATGAAAACTTATTTGTGATGTTAGCGGCGGGCCGATTTGACGCATTTCCACGCGGGCTCAACGAAGCACAAATGGAGTTGGATCAGCGAAAGCAGAATTATCCGCAACTGGCTGTTGAAAAAACAAAAGCACTGTTTTTTCCTTATCCGGTCTATTTTTGGGTTAACAAAAACAACACCGCGTTGGCGCAAAGAATAGAACGAGGGTTAAAGTTATCTCTGCAGGATGGCTCATTCCAAAAATTGTTTGAAAGTTACCATGCGTCAGAAATTGCAAAGATAAAAAAAGAAAAACGGGAAATCATTAAGTTAAATAATCCGATATTACCGGCGGGTAACTCATCGCCAGACACCAGTTGGTGGTGGCCAAAACAGGATAAAGGTGTTACTTATTGA
- a CDS encoding PTS transporter subunit EIIB, with translation MDTKTVAQTIFEALGGNDNIISMVYCATRLRFVLSDDSIVNEHALAQISEVSGTFRTSGQYQIILGMGTVKTVHDQLLPLLTPAEPSVGTDSLNPVKRAVKALSDLVGKE, from the coding sequence ATGGATACAAAAACAGTAGCTCAGACTATTTTTGAAGCGTTAGGTGGTAATGACAACATCATATCGATGGTCTATTGCGCGACACGCTTACGGTTTGTACTCAGTGATGATTCCATTGTAAATGAGCATGCTCTTGCTCAAATCAGTGAAGTCTCCGGTACCTTCCGTACCAGTGGCCAATATCAGATCATTTTAGGTATGGGAACAGTCAAGACCGTACATGATCAGTTATTGCCATTGCTCACCCCTGCAGAACCATCGGTTGGTACTGACTCATTAAATCCCGTCAAACGTGCCGTTAAGGCGTTATCGGATCTAGTCGGTAAAGAATGA
- a CDS encoding response regulator has protein sequence MRSTQTLSRRLLYTMLPWYVLLTISVASVQLMIQYFIVDHDIGNDLISLNHTVEPVVTEAVWELDPLQLSSAARGVRQNAIVTGVRIRNEKNKTLVTDGEIPPLQNESADFLSRAYKQKEQPLYHLSLDGHRHLIGYLDLYSSKQVLWDRIKYSLSVILLNSIIQATCLWFIFSWAVQYRLSNSVTQMAKTIAGWQFKAKDMRVEQIEYPYTDELGGLVDALNEGQVQLFDSMQKLNDINLNLEQLVKDRTVELRQAKEVAEQANLAKSQFLANMSHEIRTPMNAILGMLFLALKTEMSPSLHNYLVKAQGAAHSLLGIINDILDFSKIEAGKLELEHIEFGLDSVLEQVTDAISYQAENKGIEFLIRHDANIPPVLIGDPLRLGQILLNLCGNAVKFTERGEVELAFYCLGITESELNMQISVRDSGIGMTQEQQDKLFQKFTQADQSTTRHYGGTGLGLAICKNLVDMMNGRIWIEKTQLGKGTTICCTLTFNIGQKLRTRRSELLEQVGPLLQDIRVLVVDDNALSREILTELLHFFRIDVSEANDGPTALLALETANLKPFDVVLMDWKMPGMNGDEVVRRIHAEKGLVHQPKIIMVTAYGHEDVIQLAEQAGVDGFLIKPVSPSSLLDTILSALGRGRVLREIDDTHQDAIVFAEHNDFTGKQILLVEDNDINREFAVELLRSQGIVVDAAVNGAEAIKMVQEKIYDCVLMDIQMPVMDGYDATRHIRALATTPGGARFATLPIIAMTALAMVQDAERIHAVGMNDHITKPVEPSRLMSVLARWMPSTPSDGGEPAHHSANIVPAYSNELLALTTLNIKQGIRRIGGREDAYRKQLRRFREHYGNADKQLQQLSEQDIQQAEAYCHALKGVTGNIAATNLFESVCVIDKQLKAGHSPSSSQWENMRHHLHQVIKDIDSLIDISSLTLSTSRLNDDEIKEKFSQLANALKFDLGAAESLFTELKGNLSSPDMESALRDIEEKTDSFALDEALSLLSHLQNKWQSRER, from the coding sequence ATGCGTTCAACACAAACACTATCTCGCCGCCTTCTATACACCATGCTTCCCTGGTATGTGTTGTTAACGATTAGCGTTGCCAGCGTTCAGTTGATGATTCAATATTTTATTGTTGATCACGATATCGGTAATGATCTGATCTCCTTGAATCACACGGTGGAACCTGTGGTAACTGAAGCAGTCTGGGAACTCGATCCGCTGCAGTTATCTTCTGCTGCTCGGGGTGTGAGACAAAACGCGATTGTTACGGGTGTCAGGATCAGGAATGAAAAAAATAAAACACTGGTGACTGATGGTGAGATCCCGCCATTACAAAATGAATCGGCTGATTTTCTATCGCGGGCGTATAAACAAAAAGAACAACCTTTATATCATCTGTCGCTTGATGGTCATCGGCATCTGATTGGTTATCTGGATCTGTACTCCAGCAAACAGGTACTTTGGGATCGCATCAAATATAGTCTTTCCGTGATATTGCTGAACTCCATTATTCAGGCAACTTGTCTGTGGTTTATTTTTTCATGGGCTGTGCAATATCGATTATCCAATAGTGTCACTCAAATGGCGAAAACCATCGCGGGTTGGCAATTTAAAGCCAAAGACATGCGTGTCGAACAGATTGAATATCCTTATACCGATGAGTTGGGCGGGCTGGTGGATGCCCTGAATGAAGGGCAGGTTCAGCTCTTCGATTCCATGCAAAAACTCAATGATATAAATCTGAATCTCGAACAGCTAGTTAAAGACAGAACGGTAGAATTACGGCAAGCCAAAGAAGTTGCAGAACAGGCAAATCTCGCCAAAAGTCAGTTTCTTGCCAATATGAGTCATGAGATTCGCACCCCAATGAATGCGATCCTTGGGATGCTATTCCTTGCTCTTAAAACAGAGATGTCACCCAGTTTACATAATTACTTGGTTAAGGCTCAGGGCGCAGCTCATTCGCTGCTGGGGATCATCAACGATATTCTGGATTTTTCCAAAATCGAAGCCGGTAAGCTGGAATTGGAACACATTGAATTTGGTCTCGATAGTGTGCTTGAGCAAGTGACCGATGCGATCAGTTATCAGGCCGAAAATAAAGGCATTGAATTTCTCATTCGTCATGATGCCAATATTCCTCCGGTTTTAATTGGTGACCCGCTGCGGTTGGGTCAAATTCTTCTGAACTTATGCGGGAATGCCGTGAAATTCACAGAACGTGGTGAGGTCGAGCTTGCGTTCTATTGTCTTGGTATCACTGAGTCTGAATTAAATATGCAGATCAGTGTTAGAGACAGTGGCATTGGTATGACTCAGGAACAACAGGACAAACTATTCCAAAAATTCACGCAAGCCGACCAATCGACCACCCGTCATTACGGTGGCACAGGGCTGGGGCTGGCTATTTGTAAAAATCTGGTTGATATGATGAATGGCCGGATCTGGATTGAGAAAACGCAATTAGGCAAAGGCACAACAATTTGCTGTACGCTTACCTTCAACATCGGGCAAAAACTTCGGACCCGTCGTAGTGAGTTGCTGGAACAGGTGGGGCCACTGCTGCAAGATATTCGTGTATTAGTCGTGGACGATAATGCCTTGTCTCGCGAAATATTAACGGAGCTGCTGCATTTTTTCCGAATTGATGTCAGTGAAGCGAACGATGGTCCTACCGCGTTGTTAGCCCTTGAAACGGCCAATCTGAAACCATTTGATGTGGTTTTAATGGATTGGAAAATGCCGGGAATGAATGGGGATGAGGTTGTCAGACGAATTCATGCCGAGAAAGGTTTGGTACATCAACCCAAAATCATTATGGTCACCGCCTATGGACATGAAGATGTTATTCAGTTGGCTGAACAGGCGGGCGTTGATGGTTTTCTGATCAAGCCGGTATCTCCGTCGTCACTCCTCGATACCATTCTTTCAGCGCTTGGCCGAGGGCGGGTGCTGCGCGAAATAGACGATACACATCAGGATGCCATCGTATTTGCGGAACATAATGATTTTACCGGTAAACAGATCCTGCTGGTTGAAGACAATGACATCAATCGTGAATTCGCAGTGGAACTATTGCGCAGTCAGGGCATTGTTGTTGACGCCGCTGTTAATGGTGCAGAAGCTATTAAAATGGTTCAAGAAAAAATCTATGACTGTGTATTGATGGATATTCAAATGCCGGTGATGGATGGTTACGATGCCACGCGCCATATTCGTGCCTTAGCTACAACTCCGGGTGGAGCACGATTTGCCACATTACCGATTATTGCCATGACCGCGTTGGCAATGGTTCAGGATGCCGAGAGAATCCATGCCGTCGGTATGAATGATCATATCACTAAGCCGGTTGAGCCCAGTCGGTTGATGTCTGTACTGGCGAGATGGATGCCCTCAACCCCATCGGATGGAGGAGAGCCGGCTCATCATTCCGCTAACATTGTCCCGGCATATTCCAACGAACTATTAGCCCTGACGACCTTGAATATTAAACAGGGGATCCGCCGTATCGGTGGCAGAGAAGACGCTTATCGGAAACAGTTACGTCGTTTCAGAGAACATTACGGCAATGCAGATAAGCAACTGCAGCAGCTTTCAGAACAAGATATTCAACAGGCTGAAGCTTATTGTCATGCGTTAAAAGGTGTAACGGGGAATATCGCGGCAACCAACCTTTTTGAATCAGTTTGTGTTATTGATAAACAATTGAAAGCTGGGCATTCGCCGAGTTCGTCACAATGGGAAAATATGCGACATCACTTGCATCAAGTGATCAAGGATATTGATAGTCTCATTGATATTTCCTCTTTGACATTAAGCACCTCACGATTAAATGATGACGAGATTAAAGAGAAATTTAGTCAGTTAGCGAATGCACTAAAATTTGATTTAGGGGCTGCTGAATCATTGTTTACAGAGCTTAAAGGAAATTTATCCAGTCCTGATATGGAGTCAGCTTTGCGTGATATTGAAGAAAAAACGGACAGTTTTGCGCTGGATGAGGCATTGAGCCTATTGAGTCATTTACAAAATAAATGGCAAAGCAGAGAACGGTGA
- a CDS encoding phosphoribosylaminoimidazolesuccinocarboxamide synthase has translation MSLADKVLAVNDNLPIRTDKPVHSGKVRSVYWLTAEDSARLIREKGYNVPADTPLAIMVISDRISAFDCIWHGEDGLNGVPGKGAALNAISSHWFKLFKEKGLADSHILDVPHPFVWIVQKASPIMVEAIARQYITGSMWRAYSKGEREFCGITLPEGLQKEQKLPETLITPSTKGIMRGLEGVPEADDVNVSRADLERHYKAFNFKSIADIDLYEKLLKEGFNAISDALAALDEVFVDTKFEFGYVKDAAGNDKMIYMDEVGTPDSSRIWEGSAYREGKIIEQSKEGFRQWLLNNFPDPDILLNKDRMPERAALARDNALPVEVMMDISRTYVGIAEKIIGHPLARSENPKQEIIDILHSQYQLIAE, from the coding sequence ATGAGTCTTGCAGATAAAGTTCTTGCGGTAAACGATAACCTGCCCATCCGTACTGATAAGCCTGTTCATTCAGGTAAAGTTCGCAGCGTGTATTGGTTAACAGCCGAAGACAGCGCACGTTTAATTCGTGAAAAAGGGTATAACGTTCCTGCCGATACACCTTTGGCCATTATGGTTATTAGTGACCGCATCTCTGCTTTCGATTGCATATGGCACGGTGAAGATGGTTTGAACGGCGTACCCGGTAAAGGTGCTGCTCTGAATGCCATTTCTAGCCATTGGTTTAAACTATTTAAAGAAAAAGGATTAGCTGATAGCCATATTCTGGATGTGCCTCATCCATTTGTTTGGATCGTGCAAAAAGCCAGCCCAATCATGGTTGAAGCAATTGCTCGCCAGTACATCACTGGCTCTATGTGGCGCGCTTACAGCAAAGGCGAACGTGAATTCTGCGGGATCACGCTACCAGAAGGTTTACAAAAAGAGCAAAAACTGCCAGAAACGCTGATCACGCCGTCAACCAAAGGCATCATGCGTGGTTTGGAAGGCGTACCTGAAGCAGACGACGTCAACGTTTCACGTGCCGATTTGGAACGTCACTACAAAGCGTTTAATTTCAAAAGCATTGCTGACATCGATTTGTATGAAAAATTACTGAAAGAAGGTTTTAACGCTATCAGTGATGCACTGGCCGCATTGGATGAAGTCTTTGTCGATACCAAATTTGAATTTGGTTATGTCAAAGATGCAGCGGGCAATGACAAAATGATCTACATGGATGAAGTCGGTACGCCTGATAGTTCTCGTATCTGGGAAGGTTCTGCCTACCGTGAAGGTAAAATTATTGAGCAATCGAAAGAAGGTTTCCGTCAATGGTTACTCAATAACTTTCCTGATCCGGACATTCTGTTGAACAAAGATCGTATGCCGGAACGGGCTGCCTTGGCGCGTGATAATGCCCTGCCCGTCGAAGTCATGATGGATATTTCTCGCACTTATGTTGGCATCGCCGAGAAAATCATCGGTCACCCATTAGCACGCAGTGAAAATCCAAAACAAGAAATCATTGATATTTTACATAGCCAATATCAACTGATCGCCGAGTAA
- a CDS encoding 6-pyruvoyl-tetrahydropterin synthase-related protein, which yields MSMNSKITRVQVHFFLIIGVGILLATPALMNSFLTGHDFLFHIIFSQHFSEQFWQGEIYPRWMLNMNVGLGSPTFFFYAPIPYYITSLIIFLILGDISGCLPLVISATLALTASGITSYLWLRKLATDNMALSFSMLYMMLPYHFIVDFYIRFAFAELWAFVWMPLIFMFSYKTSEEGEANLIWLAIALSLLMMTHLPTLIIFMPVFISHFLFVNEKENRRKTVASHMIATVLAIGLAAVYWVPAMTTQEYVSMKSMFSGMFHYTNNFLLTGPIYGHSRSFWNYLSFITLFLSLVVFIVWFFGRTKTDVMFHKSINFWMVISWLSLFMTLPLSRFVWEIFPVVQKIQFPWRFNTILSFASVTLFALAFSNKHEIPLKINTHKLLVFLSLLLGVLLISEFVYGYNSMVNKRMNEKDVISYFLISRSPQEYRPYWVPEEQFYSDHIKAFAASIPKVTSDSNTQWEIKKWSPRLIILKTNATKNSVAVLHQFYYPGWVEKINSVSEAVPVTYTNQGVIQFMIPSGQHEITLTLQTLLEEKIGTVISALSLVVWFVLLLFMRKEKQK from the coding sequence ATGTCGATGAATAGTAAAATAACCCGTGTTCAGGTCCATTTCTTTTTAATCATTGGTGTGGGTATATTGTTGGCCACTCCAGCATTAATGAATAGTTTTCTAACAGGGCATGATTTTTTATTTCATATCATATTTAGTCAGCATTTTAGTGAACAATTCTGGCAGGGCGAAATATACCCACGTTGGATGCTGAATATGAATGTGGGATTGGGCAGTCCGACCTTTTTCTTTTATGCACCAATTCCATATTATATCACGAGCCTGATCATATTTTTAATTCTTGGTGATATAAGCGGTTGTTTGCCTCTAGTTATTTCAGCAACGTTAGCATTAACTGCATCTGGAATAACATCTTATTTGTGGTTAAGAAAATTAGCGACAGATAATATGGCTTTGAGCTTTTCAATGCTCTATATGATGCTACCATATCATTTCATTGTTGATTTTTATATTCGTTTCGCTTTCGCTGAACTATGGGCATTTGTATGGATGCCGCTGATTTTTATGTTTAGTTATAAAACCAGTGAAGAAGGGGAAGCTAATCTTATTTGGTTAGCGATAGCATTATCATTGTTAATGATGACGCATTTACCGACATTGATAATATTTATGCCGGTATTTATAAGCCATTTTCTATTTGTAAATGAAAAAGAGAATAGAAGAAAAACAGTAGCAAGTCATATGATTGCTACCGTTCTTGCGATTGGTTTAGCTGCTGTATATTGGGTGCCGGCAATGACTACGCAGGAATATGTGTCTATGAAAAGCATGTTTTCAGGCATGTTTCACTATACGAATAATTTTTTATTAACCGGCCCCATTTATGGGCATAGCCGGTCATTCTGGAATTATCTTTCCTTCATTACACTGTTTCTAAGTCTGGTGGTTTTTATTGTGTGGTTCTTCGGTAGAACGAAAACTGATGTGATGTTCCACAAATCCATTAATTTCTGGATGGTAATATCATGGTTATCTTTATTTATGACATTGCCACTAAGTCGTTTCGTCTGGGAGATTTTTCCAGTTGTGCAGAAAATACAATTTCCATGGCGTTTTAATACCATACTTTCCTTTGCATCTGTCACTTTGTTTGCTTTGGCTTTTTCAAATAAACATGAAATACCATTAAAGATAAATACACATAAATTGCTTGTTTTTTTATCGTTGTTGTTGGGCGTGCTACTCATCAGCGAATTTGTATATGGCTATAATTCAATGGTCAATAAGCGGATGAATGAAAAAGATGTAATCTCTTATTTTCTTATCAGTCGAAGCCCTCAGGAATACAGACCCTATTGGGTGCCTGAGGAACAATTTTATTCTGATCATATAAAGGCATTTGCGGCCTCCATTCCCAAAGTTACAAGTGATAGCAACACGCAATGGGAGATTAAGAAATGGTCACCACGATTAATCATTCTAAAAACGAATGCTACGAAAAACAGTGTGGCGGTGTTACATCAATTCTATTATCCCGGTTGGGTCGAAAAAATTAATTCAGTCTCTGAGGCCGTACCAGTGACCTATACCAATCAGGGGGTGATCCAATTTATGATCCCTTCGGGTCAGCATGAAATCACGTTGACGTTGCAAACACTGTTAGAGGAGAAAATAGGGACTGTCATCAGTGCATTATCTTTGGTTGTGTGGTTTGTTTTACTACTGTTCATGCGTAAGGAAAAGCAGAAATAG
- a CDS encoding response regulator translates to MTEPSKSRFKILIVDDVHENLHALMNILRDDYAIVAATNGEKALEIAQCKPQPDLILLDIKMPGMDGYSVLSRLKADSSTTNIPVIFVTALSDETDERIGLKMGVADYITKPVNAELLRLRVQTQLALSGYRKNPSLLDATGHTLPGEQPTLLIVDDVPENIHSLIEVLKNDYRIMVANNGRRAIELSQSNPPDLVLLDIKMPDMDGYDVCRQIKASPAGNYIPVIFITIVDSTEDKVRGFDVGAADYVTKPFDIDEVRVRVRIHLELSRLRRFLEHVVDERTALLAKSEQKYRILADYSPNWEYWLAHDGSYLYVSPASTPIAGYSPADFFADARLMEKIIVPEDLPLWFEHGPYNNNKDHSVSSVTLRIRHKEGAVRWIEHVCIPVIDSSGLQTGFRGTLRDISTRKQAEEKLSLAAAILENTTEAVIITDAQNNILSVNNAFNRITGFETQEVIGGKPWMLKSERHERDFYHSLWHELKTTGTWQGEIWNRRKDGSVFPALFNICVLRNEAGDITHHVAVFSDLSQIKNTEQKLDFLIHRDPLTELANRTLFHEFLTQAIQQGERSHSQFALLFIDLDNFKMINESLGSRMGDQLLIAVANRFRNMLPGVGSIARVSGDKFNIILETSHFSIGPDLIAQQILDAFNEPFNIEGHVVYSGASIGIALYPEDGSDAETLLLHADAALHQAKSQGRGILCFFSPQMTSLAKARLDLGLELRRAIQENELCLYYQPQIDVINGQIIGFEALVRWQHPTRGIISPAEFIPLAEESGLVVPLGEWVLRAACRQFKTWSQTQPSLGNIVVAVNVSAVQLTRDNFTNTVKSILDETGIRPENLEIEITESVVMSNLDSAIATIGGLKNLGVSLSIDDFGTGYSSLAYLQQLAVHKLKIDISFVRKILENSGDASIVQAVIALGHSLGLQIIAEGVEELAQAQYLRFLQCDVIQGYLVSKPMSSDMVDLFLQKFQPLQIPVNDEGSRTLLLVDDEAKVLSALIRSLHRENYHILTASNHETAQKLLAENKVGVIICDQRMSGMNGIEFLSQIRIAHPQTVRIVLSGYSSVITLTEAINQGEIYRFLTKPWDEAELKEVIRDAFRFYEKNITYYR, encoded by the coding sequence ATGACTGAACCCTCAAAGAGCCGTTTCAAAATATTGATTGTGGACGATGTCCACGAGAATTTGCACGCGCTGATGAATATTCTTCGCGATGATTATGCCATTGTGGCGGCTACGAATGGTGAAAAGGCACTTGAAATAGCACAGTGCAAACCGCAACCCGATTTAATTCTGCTGGATATCAAAATGCCTGGCATGGATGGCTATTCCGTCCTTTCCCGGCTGAAGGCCGATTCCTCAACCACGAACATTCCGGTTATTTTTGTTACGGCATTATCAGACGAAACTGATGAAAGAATCGGGCTCAAAATGGGTGTTGCTGATTATATCACCAAACCAGTGAATGCAGAGCTACTGCGTCTGCGGGTTCAAACACAGTTAGCACTGAGTGGTTATCGCAAAAATCCTTCTCTTTTGGATGCAACAGGACACACATTACCAGGGGAACAACCGACTCTTCTGATCGTTGATGATGTCCCGGAAAATATTCATTCGCTGATTGAAGTCTTGAAAAATGATTACCGGATCATGGTTGCCAATAATGGTCGTCGAGCCATTGAGCTCTCTCAAAGTAACCCACCAGATTTGGTTCTGCTAGATATCAAAATGCCGGATATGGATGGTTACGATGTCTGCCGTCAAATCAAAGCCTCTCCAGCAGGGAATTATATTCCGGTCATCTTTATTACGATCGTTGATTCTACCGAAGATAAAGTGAGGGGGTTTGATGTCGGTGCTGCAGATTATGTCACGAAACCTTTTGATATCGATGAAGTGCGCGTACGGGTACGAATTCATCTGGAATTGAGTCGTCTGAGGCGTTTTCTTGAGCATGTTGTCGATGAGCGTACGGCTTTATTAGCAAAAAGTGAGCAGAAATATCGCATCCTGGCCGATTATTCACCTAATTGGGAATATTGGCTGGCTCATGATGGAAGTTATCTCTATGTATCACCTGCCTCGACCCCTATTGCAGGCTATAGCCCGGCAGATTTTTTTGCTGATGCCCGATTGATGGAAAAAATCATCGTACCGGAAGATCTTCCTCTTTGGTTTGAACATGGACCATACAACAATAACAAAGATCATTCGGTATCTTCAGTCACGCTGCGGATCAGACACAAAGAAGGTGCTGTGCGCTGGATAGAGCATGTCTGTATTCCTGTTATTGATTCATCCGGTCTTCAAACTGGATTCCGGGGAACACTCCGCGATATTTCTACCAGAAAACAAGCGGAAGAAAAATTAAGTCTCGCGGCAGCCATATTGGAAAATACGACAGAGGCCGTCATCATCACGGATGCACAGAATAATATTCTGAGCGTCAATAATGCGTTTAATCGCATCACCGGATTTGAAACGCAAGAGGTGATAGGTGGCAAACCCTGGATGTTGAAATCTGAGCGCCATGAACGTGATTTTTATCATTCGTTATGGCATGAGCTAAAAACAACAGGTACCTGGCAGGGAGAGATCTGGAATCGCCGCAAAGATGGTTCTGTTTTCCCTGCGTTATTCAATATCTGCGTGCTGCGCAATGAGGCGGGTGACATCACCCATCATGTTGCTGTGTTTTCTGATCTCAGTCAGATCAAGAATACAGAACAGAAGCTCGATTTTTTAATCCATCGAGACCCGCTAACAGAATTAGCGAACAGAACGCTGTTTCATGAGTTTTTAACTCAGGCTATCCAGCAGGGCGAGCGCAGTCACTCCCAGTTCGCGTTGCTGTTTATTGATCTTGATAATTTCAAGATGATAAATGAAAGTCTTGGTTCCCGTATGGGGGATCAATTGCTTATTGCAGTGGCTAATCGTTTTAGGAACATGTTGCCCGGCGTCGGTTCTATCGCGCGAGTTAGTGGCGATAAATTCAATATCATTCTGGAAACGAGCCATTTTTCTATCGGTCCGGATTTAATCGCACAACAAATCCTGGATGCGTTTAATGAACCTTTCAATATAGAAGGCCATGTGGTCTATAGCGGGGCCAGTATCGGTATTGCGTTATATCCTGAGGATGGTTCTGATGCTGAAACATTACTGCTGCATGCTGATGCGGCATTACATCAGGCAAAATCGCAAGGCAGAGGGATATTGTGTTTTTTCTCACCACAAATGACCTCGCTTGCCAAAGCGCGACTGGATTTAGGCCTCGAATTGAGGCGGGCAATTCAGGAAAATGAACTCTGCCTTTATTATCAACCACAAATTGATGTCATTAATGGCCAAATTATTGGTTTCGAGGCTTTGGTTCGCTGGCAACATCCTACCCGGGGCATTATATCGCCAGCAGAGTTTATCCCTTTGGCGGAAGAAAGTGGCTTGGTTGTGCCATTGGGCGAGTGGGTATTGCGAGCGGCATGTCGGCAGTTTAAAACATGGTCGCAGACTCAGCCATCACTGGGCAATATAGTCGTTGCTGTCAATGTATCAGCTGTGCAACTCACCCGTGATAATTTTACAAACACAGTAAAATCCATTTTAGACGAAACTGGTATTCGGCCAGAAAACTTAGAAATAGAAATTACGGAAAGTGTTGTGATGTCTAATTTAGACAGCGCAATAGCCACGATCGGTGGTTTGAAAAATCTGGGTGTCAGCTTGTCGATTGATGATTTTGGTACTGGATATTCTTCCTTAGCCTATCTCCAGCAACTGGCTGTACATAAACTGAAAATAGATATTTCATTTGTAAGAAAGATTTTGGAAAACAGCGGGGATGCCTCAATTGTCCAAGCTGTCATTGCACTTGGTCATAGTTTAGGTCTTCAAATTATCGCAGAAGGCGTTGAAGAACTGGCTCAAGCACAATATCTGCGCTTTTTACAATGCGATGTTATTCAGGGATATTTAGTGAGTAAGCCAATGTCATCTGACATGGTCGATCTCTTTTTGCAAAAATTTCAACCACTGCAAATTCCGGTTAATGATGAAGGCTCTCGGACGCTGTTGTTAGTTGACGATGAAGCGAAAGTCTTGTCTGCGTTAATTCGTTCACTACACCGCGAAAATTATCATATCCTCACTGCTTCTAATCACGAAACGGCGCAGAAATTGTTAGCGGAAAATAAGGTGGGCGTCATTATTTGTGATCAGCGAATGTCAGGCATGAATGGCATTGAATTCTTGTCACAAATACGGATTGCTCATCCCCAAACGGTGCGCATTGTTTTGAGTGGTTACAGCAGTGTCATCACACTGACAGAAGCGATTAATCAGGGCGAGATATATCGTTTTCTGACTAAACCATGGGACGAAGCAGAGTTAAAAGAAGTCATCCGGGATGCCTTCCGGTTTTATGAAAAAAATATCACGTATTATCGGTAG